The Henningerozyma blattae CBS 6284 chromosome 7, complete genome region AGAGGCCCTGGGTTCAATTCCCAGCTCGCccctttttaattttttggtgtaacaattttatgCTTTGCTAATTCCAgtagtatatctttttggctgctagtttaataccaactgtttattaaactatacaactatatacctgagcctatgtaagttaaatattattattattaggtTCCAATTTGTCCACTATACActtccatcttttgtatttcgtTCTTTTTGTTCTACCTTAACCCTCTagtttatttcttttagctttagattcttaaatagaatttatgttcatgattcacttgttaatctacatgttcattccgttatcacgtgatactGATATATACACGTGACTAACGTAGCCCACACTATGtgacaatttttttttttgcaaaaAATGCGGGGTAAAACTCCCCAAAAAGGCAAAGACTTGCCAAGGATAATACCGATTAGAAGAAGAGCAGTAAACattatacaaaaaaaagtattaaaataatagtaatgtaataaaaatatatataaatacgGAAGTAAAggatatatagatatatatatatatgagtagtggttaaaaaaaagtatagtCATGCGATGAAATGCAGGTTCATAAGCGTCgttaataaaaagagaGTGAGATGAGATGAGCTCTATCTAATCTTCGTGGTTTTGGATCTTTCTCAAGTCATCCTCGTTAGCGTTTCTGTTTTTGTTGATAGAGTTTCTTCTGTCCTTTTTGAAGAAATGGATATTTTCATCCAATTCGCCACTGTCCATCAAGTCATTGATTTCGTCACCAGGCTTACCCCAGTTACCTTTACCGTTACCTGACTTCTTAATGGAGTTTGGGTCTTGACCTAAGTTACCGTTACGGGTGAAGAATCTGGCGTTAGCCTTTTTTTCGTGAACGGTCCATTTGTTAGTTCTGGtcattttgaataataatataagtTGTGTGAGTTGTGTGAGTTGTAAGTGTGAGTTGTTTTGTTATATATAAGCTTAAGCTTGATGACTTATTGGgagaaaagagaaaaaagaaaagatgcAAGGACAAGATACAAGAAGATTCAAAAATAGTTGTTCTTATATAGATGAAGTTTGCTTTCACACCCTCCAAAGATGACCAAATGAAGACCcaacaattaattaaattgagAAATAGGagaatattagaaaaagcCCCACTTTTGTTACTTTGTTCTTTCATGACGTCTTGTGAGATAAAAGCAAGCAATCAATCATGAGAGGGTGTTAATAACGTGATAGAGAAGGAAGCTAGATAACACAGCAAGCCCAGAATGGTGTGGGGACCCCTGCACCCACACCCGGGTTGCTATTTTTGTTATTCAgtcatcaataataataataataataataatagacTCTCTCACGCCACGTCCCGCCACTGCCCCGCATTCAAACAAACTTCCGCAAGGGGCCGAAAGAGGGGCCGAGGGTTGAGGGGGTATGAGGGTTGCAAAACGGTTGGCCAAGGGTTAGACGAGGGCTGCCTAGAATTTTCCGATTTTTTCCCGCGGAATGTCTTGGCGAGGGTTGGCGAGGGTTACTAAGGGTTAAATGTACGAGGAGACAGGGCTGATACACCCGTGGTAGCGCCGTGCATCAAGGTTTTGGTGTCCGGGATGTTAATTCCATTCACGTACACCGTCCCATCCAGTATTTTGAGGTTTCAGTTTAAAACACTTATCGTGTCTGAGATCGGTGCGATTTCCTTATTGAAACATCAAACCCCCATGTTTCGTGTTTTATCTGGTACCTACATTAGTCTTTGCATTTCCCTTCATGTCTTTTTTCCCCTTTAGGGCAGAAATTCTCGCGTAATGTTGAGTAAATCATTTGCCTTTGATCTCCTACTACCTGTTTCGCGTTTTGGtgttattttcttttttttttatttttttctttttgctATTTACGTTTCCCCGGTTGGTGTGTCTATTTACGGGCCAGAACCTtagttcttttttttacccAAAGCATCTTCGCGCCGCGGGAAATTCCGGTCCATTTACCGAATCAGGAAGCGTAATGCTCTGTCTTTTCCCTGCACACGTTTTTCTGCCGCCTTCGGAGCTCCGGCATTCTGCAACCTCAAACGCCTCAAGCCGATGAGCTTGACGTGGCTTTACCCGATTCGGAATTTATATTGCGCCTAGAGTCTGCGCCTCTGTCTGAGGCATCTTGTTGTGAGGCTATTGAGGTTGAACTTGAGGCTATTGGCTCATGGAATgcattattgttattatccatttattctttttcatctattattattttttacccattattatcatctaaaGACATTTCTCACCTATTTCTATTACGTGTTTCGTAGGTGATCATGTACGGAAACATATTTCTCGCCCTTTGGAAATTTTGCTCTTGGTAAATCAATCTATAGATTGATTCCATGACGATTCAATTCCACTTTGGCTTTTAACTTAAGATCAATCCACCTCTATTTGTCTCTCTGTCTCTTTGTATCTTTGCCTCTCTGCATATCTGCatctctctctctctctttCTCAAGCCCATGCCCTCTTTggtaatataatatatcaGGACAcatcatatatatacatgCTGTTACTATCCAACACCTTTTGATTTGCTAAAATCACAACAACAGTAACAAAAAAAccattcaaaaaaaatagcacTTCGTTACACGTCCTACGCCTCTCCTCCCTTATATTTTCACGCGTACCTTTCACTGTCCATATATACCTACTTTTCTACTCCACCTTGATCCCATTAGCCGCATTAGTTTTTTGCTATTACTATACCCTTTATCTACATTATATTATTCCTTTCCTTTCTTCTTCCCTTCCCTTCCGTTCTTTCCTAGTCTTCCCCTCACTTCAAGAGTCCTTGTCATATATTAACACACTCTATCCAAACAACTCCTCCTTTCATTAACAACAATAAAACCAAACCCTTCACGCTCTTTACCCCATCACTATGAACATACGGAATCtctattattgtttaaatatCCTATTCCTTATAAACCATGTTACTGCAAACGCAACTGATCCAACTACAATTCAAAATCTCATACAATCCGAACAGAAAAGTTTGAACATAATCGATCAAGATACACAAGATACGTTCACGCCAATAGTACAACCATCTACTTCAACTATAGAATTTGATCAGCCGACTTCGAATATACAAGATGAGCAAACAACTTCCACTTCACAAATAGATCAATTGACTACTACACAACCTCAACAAGGAACTTCCACCACACAAGGTCGACCCGCCACCACTAATACATTTGTTGGCCAAACTACTTCAAACACACAAGTTGAGAAAACGACTTCAAGTTCGCAACTCGTACAAGCTACTTCAAATACACAGGCACCACAGACTACCTCGACTCCAGTTCTACAAACCACTTCAAGCACCCAAGCGGAACAAGCCACTTCAAATGCACAAGCAGAACAGGCCACCTCAACTCCAATTGCTGATCAAACCACTTCTACCCCAATTGCTGATCAAACCACTTCAACTCCAATTGCTGATCAAACCACTTCTACCCCAATTGCTGATCAAACCACTTCAACTCCAGTTGCTGATCAAACCACCTCAACTCCAATTGCTGACCAAACCACTTCAACTCCAGTTGCTGACCAAACTACTTCTACCCCAATTGCTGATCAAACCACCTCAACTCCAGTTGCTGATCAAACCACTTCAACTCCAGTTGCTGACCAAACTACTTCTACTCCAATTGCTGATCAAACCACCTCAACTCCAATTGCTGATCAAACCACTTCAACTCCAGTTGCTGACCAAACCACTTCCACCCCAATTGCTGACCAAACCACCTCAAACACAATACCTCAACTTACATCTGATACCCAAATTCAGCAGACTACTTCAAATGCAGTTGATGAGACTACCTCCAACACACAAGTCGAACAAACTACTTCAATCATACCTGATCCAACTACCTCAACTCCTGCTGAAATGATTACTTCAACCCCAATTGATAAGCAAACCACTTCAACCCCAGTTATTGATCAAACAACTTCAAACACTTTTTCTGATCAAACTACTTCAAACTTGGTTGTTGAACAAACTACTTCAAGTCCTATTTATCAGCAATTCACCTCAAATACATTT contains the following coding sequences:
- the TBLA0G01190 gene encoding uncharacterized protein (similar to Saccharomyces cerevisiae STF2 (YGR008C) and TMA10 (YLR327C); ancestral locus Anc_4.146); translation: MTRTNKWTVHEKKANARFFTRNGNLGQDPNSIKKSGNGKGNWGKPGDEINDLMDSGELDENIHFFKKDRRNSINKNRNANEDDLRKIQNHED